The following proteins are encoded in a genomic region of Hippopotamus amphibius kiboko isolate mHipAmp2 chromosome 8, mHipAmp2.hap2, whole genome shotgun sequence:
- the CDK5R2 gene encoding cyclin-dependent kinase 5 activator 2, translated as MGTVLSLSPASSAKGRRPGGLPEEKKKAPPAGDEALGGYGAPPVGKGGKGESRLKRPSVLISALTWKRLVAASAKKKKGSKKVTPKPASTGPDPLVQQRNRENLLRKGRDPPDGGGAVKPLAVPVPTVPAAAATCEPPSGGSAVAPPPGSGGGKPPPPPPAPQAAPPVPGGSPRRVIVQASTGELLRCLGDFVCRRCYRLKELSPGELVGWFRGVDRSLLLQGWQDQAFITPANLVFVYLLCRESLRGDELASAAELQAAFLTCLYLAYSYMGNEISYPLKPFLVEPDKERFWQRCLRLIQRLSPQMLRLNADPHFFTQVFQDLKNEGEAAAGAGGPPSGGAPAAPSSSSSAARDSCATGAKHWTMNLDR; from the coding sequence ATGGGCACGGTGCTGTCTCTTTCCCCCGCCTCCTCGGCCAAGGGCCGGAGGCCCGGCGGGCTGCCCGAGGAGAAGAAGAAGGCGCCGCCCGCGGGAGACGAGGCGCTGGGGGGCTACGGGGCGCCGCCAGTAGGCAAGGGCGGCAAAGGCGAGAGCCGGCTCAAGCGGCCGTCCGTGCTCATCTCGGCGCTCACCTGGAAGCGCCTGGTGGCTGCGTCTGCCAAGAAGAAGAAAGGCAGCAAGAAGGTGACGCCCAAGCCGGCGTCCACCGGCCCCGACCCCCTGGTCCAGCAACGCAACCGCGAGAACCTTCTCCGCAAGGGTCGGGACCCCCCCGACGGCGGCGGCGCCGTCAAGCCCCTGGCGGTGCCCGTGCCCACCGTGCCCGCGGCCGCCGCCACCTGCGAGCCGCCGTCGGGGGGCAGCGCCGTCGCCCCGCCGCCGGGCTCAGGCGGAGGGaaaccgccgccgccgcccccagccccgcaggCGGCGCCGCCGGTACCTGGCGGCTCGCCGCGGCGGGTCATCGTGCAGGCGTCTACCGGCGAGCTGCTGCGCTGCCTGGGCGACTTTGTGTGCCGACGCTGCTACCGTCTCAAGGAGCTGAGCCCCGGCGAGCTGGTGGGCTGGTTCCGCGGAGTGGACCGCTCGCTGCTGCTGCAGGGCTGGCAAGACCAGGCCTTCATTACGCCCGCCAACCTGGTGTTCGTGTACCTGCTGTGCCGCGAGTCGTTGCGCGGGGATGAGCTGGCGTCGGCCGccgagctgcaggctgccttccTCACCTGCCTCTACCTCGCCTACTCCTACATGGGCAATGAGATCTCCTACCCGCTCAAGCCCTTCCTCGTGGAGCCCGACAAGGAGCGCTTCTGGCAACGCTGCCTGCGCCTCATCCAGCGGCTCAGCCCGCAGATGCTGCGGCTCAACGCCGATCCCCACTTCTTCACGCAGGTCTTCCAAGACCTCAAAAACGAGGGCGAGGCCGCTGCCGGCGCTGGGGGTCCACCCAGCGGGGGAGCGCCCgcggccccctcctcctcttcctcggCCGCCAGGGACAGCTGCGCGACTGGAGCCAAGCACTGGACTATGAACCTGGACCGCTAG